In the genome of Quercus robur chromosome 3, dhQueRobu3.1, whole genome shotgun sequence, one region contains:
- the LOC126717012 gene encoding cullin-1-like isoform X1: MRQIVMLDDGLRILEEGIVRAKHILIGHPPKTLFTGEGYMKFYNCVNTMCDYSGQLYERYKMALEESIVSVIKQERNGKQVQDLLKNVLNFFLEIGEGKIDYHIAFELLMLEEAASYYSQLALELLCCISYADYIQKVVWFLIQEQEKAGQYLKQASLEKLLEFVKWKLMGETAQVLIQKQKTES, translated from the exons ATGAGGCAGATTGTAATGCTGGATGATGGGTTGAGGATTCTTGAAGAAGGGATTGTCAGGGCTAAGCATATTCTGATTGGACACCCACCCAAGACATTGTTCACTGGTGAAGGCTACATGAAGTTCTATAA CTGTGTTAACACCATGTGTGATTATTCAGGGCAGCTTTATGAAAGATACAAAATGGCTTTGGAGGAGAGCATTGTTTCAGTG ATCAAGCAGGAGCGGAATGGTAAACAGGTACAAGACTTGCTCAAGAatgtcttgaatttttttttggaaatcgGAGAGGGGAAGATAGACTACCATATAGCATTTGAGCTGCTCATGCTTGAAGAAGCAGCTAGTTACTACTCTCAATTAGCTTTGGAGTTGCTTTGTTGCATATCATATGCAGATTACATTCAAAAG GTTGTGTGGTTCTTGATTCAAGAGCAAGAAAAAGCTGGTCAGTACTTAAAGCAGGCCTCTCTAGAGAAGTTACTTGAG TTTGTGAAATGGAAGTTGATGGGTGAAACTGCACAAGTATtgattcaaaaacaaaagactgAGAGCTGA
- the LOC126717012 gene encoding cullin-1-like isoform X2, producing the protein MLYICQAVILHFVTLSFISMKSSSFTWLIAVLTPCVIIQGSFMKDTKWLWRRALFQCKLFGGFKDAAISLIKQERNGKQVQDLLKNVLNFFLEIGEGKIDYHIAFELLMLEEAASYYSQLALELLCCISYADYIQKVVWFLIQEQEKAGQYLKQASLEKLLEFVKWKLMGETAQVLIQKQKTES; encoded by the exons ATGTTATATATTTGTCAAGCTGTGATTTTGCATTTTGTCACATTATCTTTCATCTCCATGAAGAGTTCTTCCTTCACTTGGTTGATAGCTGTGTTAACACCATGTGTGATTATTCAGGGCAGCTTTATGAAAGATACAAAATGGCTTTGGAGGAGAGCATTGTTTCAGTG TAAGTTGTTTGGTGGCTTTAAAGATGCTGCAATTTCCCTA ATCAAGCAGGAGCGGAATGGTAAACAGGTACAAGACTTGCTCAAGAatgtcttgaatttttttttggaaatcgGAGAGGGGAAGATAGACTACCATATAGCATTTGAGCTGCTCATGCTTGAAGAAGCAGCTAGTTACTACTCTCAATTAGCTTTGGAGTTGCTTTGTTGCATATCATATGCAGATTACATTCAAAAG GTTGTGTGGTTCTTGATTCAAGAGCAAGAAAAAGCTGGTCAGTACTTAAAGCAGGCCTCTCTAGAGAAGTTACTTGAG TTTGTGAAATGGAAGTTGATGGGTGAAACTGCACAAGTATtgattcaaaaacaaaagactgAGAGCTGA
- the LOC126717012 gene encoding cullin-1-like isoform X6, with protein MKNATGQLYERYKMALEESIVSVIKQERNGKQVQDLLKNVLNFFLEIGEGKIDYHIAFELLMLEEAASYYSQLALELLCCISYADYIQKVVWFLIQEQEKAGQYLKQASLEKLLEFVKWKLMGETAQVLIQKQKTES; from the exons atgaaaaatgcaACGG GGCAGCTTTATGAAAGATACAAAATGGCTTTGGAGGAGAGCATTGTTTCAGTG ATCAAGCAGGAGCGGAATGGTAAACAGGTACAAGACTTGCTCAAGAatgtcttgaatttttttttggaaatcgGAGAGGGGAAGATAGACTACCATATAGCATTTGAGCTGCTCATGCTTGAAGAAGCAGCTAGTTACTACTCTCAATTAGCTTTGGAGTTGCTTTGTTGCATATCATATGCAGATTACATTCAAAAG GTTGTGTGGTTCTTGATTCAAGAGCAAGAAAAAGCTGGTCAGTACTTAAAGCAGGCCTCTCTAGAGAAGTTACTTGAG TTTGTGAAATGGAAGTTGATGGGTGAAACTGCACAAGTATtgattcaaaaacaaaagactgAGAGCTGA
- the LOC126717012 gene encoding cullin-1-like isoform X4 yields the protein MQRGSFMKDTKWLWRRALFQCKLFGGFKDAAISLIKQERNGKQVQDLLKNVLNFFLEIGEGKIDYHIAFELLMLEEAASYYSQLALELLCCISYADYIQKVVWFLIQEQEKAGQYLKQASLEKLLEFVKWKLMGETAQVLIQKQKTES from the exons atgcaACGG GGCAGCTTTATGAAAGATACAAAATGGCTTTGGAGGAGAGCATTGTTTCAGTG TAAGTTGTTTGGTGGCTTTAAAGATGCTGCAATTTCCCTA ATCAAGCAGGAGCGGAATGGTAAACAGGTACAAGACTTGCTCAAGAatgtcttgaatttttttttggaaatcgGAGAGGGGAAGATAGACTACCATATAGCATTTGAGCTGCTCATGCTTGAAGAAGCAGCTAGTTACTACTCTCAATTAGCTTTGGAGTTGCTTTGTTGCATATCATATGCAGATTACATTCAAAAG GTTGTGTGGTTCTTGATTCAAGAGCAAGAAAAAGCTGGTCAGTACTTAAAGCAGGCCTCTCTAGAGAAGTTACTTGAG TTTGTGAAATGGAAGTTGATGGGTGAAACTGCACAAGTATtgattcaaaaacaaaagactgAGAGCTGA
- the LOC126717012 gene encoding cullin-1-like isoform X3 has product MRQIVMLDDGLRILEEGIVRAKHILIGHPPKTLFTGQLYERYKMALEESIVSVIKQERNGKQVQDLLKNVLNFFLEIGEGKIDYHIAFELLMLEEAASYYSQLALELLCCISYADYIQKVVWFLIQEQEKAGQYLKQASLEKLLEFVKWKLMGETAQVLIQKQKTES; this is encoded by the exons ATGAGGCAGATTGTAATGCTGGATGATGGGTTGAGGATTCTTGAAGAAGGGATTGTCAGGGCTAAGCATATTCTGATTGGACACCCACCCAAGACATTGTTCACTG GGCAGCTTTATGAAAGATACAAAATGGCTTTGGAGGAGAGCATTGTTTCAGTG ATCAAGCAGGAGCGGAATGGTAAACAGGTACAAGACTTGCTCAAGAatgtcttgaatttttttttggaaatcgGAGAGGGGAAGATAGACTACCATATAGCATTTGAGCTGCTCATGCTTGAAGAAGCAGCTAGTTACTACTCTCAATTAGCTTTGGAGTTGCTTTGTTGCATATCATATGCAGATTACATTCAAAAG GTTGTGTGGTTCTTGATTCAAGAGCAAGAAAAAGCTGGTCAGTACTTAAAGCAGGCCTCTCTAGAGAAGTTACTTGAG TTTGTGAAATGGAAGTTGATGGGTGAAACTGCACAAGTATtgattcaaaaacaaaagactgAGAGCTGA
- the LOC126717012 gene encoding cullin-1-like isoform X5 — translation MILQFFASTIFKLFGGFKDAAISLIKQERNGKQVQDLLKNVLNFFLEIGEGKIDYHIAFELLMLEEAASYYSQLALELLCCISYADYIQKVVWFLIQEQEKAGQYLKQASLEKLLEFVKWKLMGETAQVLIQKQKTES, via the exons ATGATCTTGCAATTCTTTGCTTCCACGATCTT TAAGTTGTTTGGTGGCTTTAAAGATGCTGCAATTTCCCTA ATCAAGCAGGAGCGGAATGGTAAACAGGTACAAGACTTGCTCAAGAatgtcttgaatttttttttggaaatcgGAGAGGGGAAGATAGACTACCATATAGCATTTGAGCTGCTCATGCTTGAAGAAGCAGCTAGTTACTACTCTCAATTAGCTTTGGAGTTGCTTTGTTGCATATCATATGCAGATTACATTCAAAAG GTTGTGTGGTTCTTGATTCAAGAGCAAGAAAAAGCTGGTCAGTACTTAAAGCAGGCCTCTCTAGAGAAGTTACTTGAG TTTGTGAAATGGAAGTTGATGGGTGAAACTGCACAAGTATtgattcaaaaacaaaagactgAGAGCTGA